AGGGAGGATGGCCCGGCTGGGCCCCCTCGCTCCGAAGAAACGGGAAGGCCTTTTGGTTCCACTGCCCATGGGCGGACTTGTCCTTTGGGGAGCCAGGGCCCTCCTAGGTCCTTGCAGACTCAGTCAACACCTGGTGGTCCACCTGTTTCGGCCCTGGCGAGCGGTCGGCCTGCAGGGAGGGCCGGGCAGCCACCCGAGTGTGGGCTAGCCAAGCGGGTGCATCCAGGAGCTCACCCAGGGGCAGGGCCCGCTGGCCACGCAAGACGGCCAGGGGAGGCAGACGCCTCCTGTGCCTTTGGCCCTGCGAACCCCCTTTTGCTGCAgcaagagccccccccccacaggcTGTAGTCGTCTCACCCCCCTCAGGTGAACAGAGCCCGAAGGTCCTGGAGCTGtcacttcccccctcccccacctcccacctgcaGGGAGCTGCTGAGAAGCCCCGGGACAGAGAGCCCAGTCTCCCACTGTACTGCTTCCTGCTCCGCACGGGGGTATGTGTTGTCTGGGCCTGTCTTCCTTccagcctgcctctcccctgctcgcctgcctcctggcctccctccctccttccttcagccAGGAccagcccttccttccctgtgcagaaggtCACCGGCAAAGACACCTCCCACCCATGCTGGAGTACCACCATAGCGtctgtcccccttccccccccccccccccgcgcagaCCCGCCCACCGCGTGGCTGCCGAGGACACATGTCAGGCACGAGAGACAGACCCCAGAGGGCTGCTTAGTCAGATTTTATTGGAAGTCTGCAGAGCAGTCCCGTGGGCTCCCACATGACCGAGGGTTCAAATTCTGAGTACAAAGTCATGACCACACGCACTCGCCCACACAGAGGGATCCTTTGAGGATCATGGTGGAGACGCCCACCCTCCCCACAAAGCCCACTATGAGCCCCAACTAGACAACCACGTGCACGCAGGGGCCTTTCGGCCACAGCTCTGCATGGTCCTTCAGTGCCCATCTAGGCTGACACTCTTTCCTATGAGGATACACCTTGAGTTCCGCCTTCACAAAAGGCAAATGTGCCCACGGCACGGCCCGTCCGCCGGGCCCCCTGGCCCGGCAGCAGCAGGCCCTGAAGAAAGTCCTCTACACGTGGAGGCACCGGCTGACCGAGCCCCTGACGCCTACAAATATCATAGAACCCCGGGCAGCGGGGACTTCCCAGAAGTCACTTGCTGAAATGCAAACACAGAACAACCCCGTGGAGTCAGACACTTGTGCGAAGGCGGCCCCGATTGTCCTGAGTGACCAGGGCTCTGTGACCGCCTTCTCTCCAGAAGGACCCTCCTGCTGGCCCGCCAGCCTGGAGAGCGAGCCTTCCGGAGAAGGGGGCCTGTCCAAGCCCCCAGAGGGACAGACGAATGGCCAGAGGTGCAGGCTGGCCTCTGGTCCTCGGGGCGGCCACCCGCACGTCCTGCCGGGTCACCAGGGCCGCCAGAGGCCACAGGTGGGCTGGCGCGCGGTCACTGCAGTGGCCTTGGCGGGAGTGAGCACGGGCGTGGGCGCGCTGCTGGTCGCCTTGGGTTCCTTAGCGGGCACGGCGGCCGCGGCTGGGGGACGCTGGAAATGGTGGAGCAGCTTCATCTGCGTGTCGCTGGCCGCATGCAGCGTCAGGAACTGCACGGCCTCCTGCAGGCACCAGGAGTAGCCCTCGCTGTAGTCCTGGTGCAGGCTTTtggggccggcggcggcggcggcgaaaGCTGCAGGGAGAGGCGCAGCGGTGATTGGggcgggcgcgggggcgcggggaGCGCGGGGGCTCAGGGGGCGCGGGGGCGCAGGGGGCGCAGGGGGCGCAGGGCTGGGGCCGggcgggcgcgggggcgcggggaGCGCGGGGGCACAGGGGGCGCAGGGCTGGGGCCCggcgggcgcgggggcgcggggaGCGCGGGGGCGCAGGGGGCGCAGGGCTGGGGCCGGGCGGgcgcgggggcggcggggagcgCGGCCAGCGGCTCACCTTTGCTGTGCTTTAGGTAGCTGACGGCCATCTCCAGGATGTCGGCCTTCTCCAGCTTGGAGTTGGGCTGGTGCCGCGCGAACTCCTGCTCCAGCAGCAGCTTAAGCTGCTCGATGCTGCTGTTGATGCGGTCGCGGCGCATCTTCTCCACCACTGGCTTGCGGAGCTGCGGGGGGACACGGGCGTCAGCCGGCGGCCAGGGCGCGGGGGccgcggggggcgcgggggcgcggggcgggcggcgCACTTACTCGGTTTTTCTCTTTGGGGCTGAGCAGCTCCACGGCCACGGTGCTGGGGGCCATGCCTGGCGCAGAGAGGCGGCTGGCGAGCGGGGAGTGGCGGGCGGCGGGCCGGCGGGCCCTATATAGGCGCGGCGGCGGGCAGGCGCCTGGGGCCCGGGCGCCGCGGCCGTTCCCACACTCGGCGGCCAATGGCCTCGCGGGCCGCACAAAGGCGCCGGCCCATTAGCGCACGCTAAATTGCCTGTGAATTGGCGCGGGCACAATGGGTGCTCCCCGAGGAGCAGGTGGGCCGCCCGCACAATGTCCGGGCTGTGGGAACGCGCTCGCCCTCATTAGCATCCCGGGGCCTGATGCTAGAAGCCCCGCGCCTCAATATGCTGCCTTTTCCCAGGCctcggggatggggggggggcaggaaagagtagtgcccctccccggcccctctctcccctctccttcccctccccggtGGCTCCCCGCTGCCGCTGGCTGGCAGAGACTAGGTGGGGGAAAAGCTTTAGAGTGAATTAGTGCCGCGGCTTCCAGTGGTTTGGGCACCTCCTAGACAGGgacctgctgccccccccccccccagggcggGTGGAACAGAGGAGCCTACACTTGCCCCGAACAGGCACCTCGGCCTTCCCCGGGGAACAGGTGGAGAGTGCAGGAGCGACCCGAGCTCTTAGGATCAGACCTACTGGCTGTCACCTGGGACTCACTGACTTCTCGAGAGCTAGAAAAACTTGGCTGTGGTGCTTCCCTGGCTCAGCTTCGGGTAGCTCCAGGGAACCGGAGTTCGTGAAATGCCCAGCTTGGAGCCCGACACCTGGGCAGTCCCCCAGGAGCTGCTGCACCCATCCTCGGGGGAGCAGCACGCCAGGCAGTAGCATCCGGGGTGCTCTGCACCGGCAGGTGCTTCTCGGGGCCGCACCCGACCCCCATCTGGCGGGAAGTACCACCATGGCCGTCTGGGGAACACGGGAGGGCACCTGGTTCCAGGTGCACAGACGTGCGGTCGCTACACCTGTGAGATTTGGGGGGAAGCTCTGTTGCGGGCCACCCTCTGCCCATCCTGCCGGGCGCTCGCAGGGTTTGCTTTGCTTGGGCACCTTGCCagtgggtggggaggcagggtgcCAGGTGGCAGACGTGAGGGTCAGAGCAGGGCAGGCCTGGGGCCCACGTGGACGCCGCGCAAGCTCAGACGGCGGCCCCGAGGGCGGCATGGGAGGACTGGTGATCCTGGTGTCTGGCCAGCCAAGCTGAGGGCCCGCAGCTGCTTTGGCGCCGCCAGCCCTGCCCTGGTTCACCGGGACCGGGAATCCTGCAGGCactgaggggggcgggggcaccgGGGCCTCctcctggggcagggcaggacccAGCCAGGTTCAAGAGGCAGGCAGGGCCTCTGCCCTGGGGGCCGGCAGCTGACATCAGGGCACGTTAGCCCGAGTTTGAATCTGGGAGCACGTCCAGGTGTGGCTGGGAATTGCGGGGCTTTAACAAGGGTCCGGTCAGATCTTTCCCCTCTCGTGGGTCTTAGCAGTGACCCACGGCTACGACTGGCCCGTTTGGTGGGCCCGCTCCAGAAatcgcccctcccccccccccccccatcgcaTACAAGGAGTCTTTGGTCTCCCGGCAATGGGCTCAGCCGGGAGGCATGCAGGATAGTGTCACGACAGCCAGGGCAGGCTTGGCTCGGAGCCAGCTGAGGAGTGCCCCGTGGGCCAGCTGGTCACCCGCCGGGGCGGGTTAGGCTGGGGGAGCTCCCGGGGTGGGACCTTCAGGTGGCTTTGGAGGGCGAGGGTAGGCAGCCCCTACTCACCCCTCTGgcacctgctccttcctcctacaggcacctctctttttttttttttttttttaaacatttttatttatttttgagacagagagagacagagcatgaatgggggaggggcagagagagagggagacacagaatcggaaggcaggctccaggctctgagccatcagcccagagcctggcgcggggcttgaactcacggaccgtgagatcgtgacctgagctgaagtcggacgcgcaaccgactgagccacccaggcgcccccccccccggcacctcTCTTAAAGAGGACACGGCCCCTGGGCTGGCGGTGGGAGGCGGTGACCCCGAGCGGGGGCTCCCGTCTGGGCAGATAGGACCCCGCCACGGTTATTGGACTCCAGTTTGCCGCAAAAGGGCAGGGGGCACTGGGGCCAGCTGGGGACGGGCATGTCGAGGCCCTGTGCTCACCGCTCTGCTCCGTGGCCCGGGATGCTGACAGTGGCTAGTGGCTTTGATGTGGGCTGGCAGTGATGTTCAGTGGGGCCATTTTTGGAGCCAGAATGGGGCTCGTGCTGGACAGCCGGCATAGTCTGTCGTGCCCCTTGCCTGCTTATGGGctccggggggtggggtggggagggacaggatgCCTTCGTCACCTGTGTCTCCTTTGCCCACGTCCTACCAGCTGGGGACCCAGCACCAAGGAAGCGCTTCGCTGGGGCTGAGGGGACGCAGGGCCAGGAGCAAGCCCCAAGCCCACCCTGGCCCTGGCCATGGCCTCCACTCACGCCCACGTGTGCCCTAACTGCCTGGCTGCTAatgggaggcggtgggggggggaggggggcaggactTTGACCAGAAGTGAGGGCAGCGCTCCAGCCAAGCCCTCCTGCTCACTGcctcacccctcctctgcttcgGAGGGGGGCAGTTGGCCGGGGCTTGCGTCctgccggccccctcccccctcccccaagccggCTCTTGGTCCAGATGAGACACGTGCAGGAGACGTGGTCCagcttctcccccccaccccgcccccgccccagctgCCCGCCCACCCGCAGTGGGCCAGGGTGGCCTGCCCGAGGTGAGGGTGGCGGCTGGGCCGTGGCGGGCCCGAGGGGgctgcctccttcttccctcctccccccgacCTGGAGCGGCTTTGGTCCATTTTTCAGTGGTGGGAAATATGAAATGAACAGTGTTAAATCCCAGCCAGGCCGGATGAGAGGCTCGCTCCCTCCCTGCGTGCGGGCCAGATGGCAGTTCTGTGGCCTCCGAGGCACACGCCCGGCCTTTGTGGGCCGTTTAACACTGTGAATGGGGCCAAAGTGTGGGAAACTCCTTGGGCTCCTGGCTCACACCATCGGAGGGGGGCTGGCCCgccaggcctgggggagggggccgtggaggggcggggtgggggagggccgaGGCCGGGCTCCAGGCGGGCGGGTTCTGCCCAGAGGCATCCCAGAATGCAGGGGATGGCGGGATCCTCCGCCTGGGCTGCCCCCAGCAGCGGGGAGGGGAGTCCTCCCTCCGCCCAGGCTCAGAGTTTGtcctgcgccccccaccccggagaGCCCCCGCGAGTCTGAGGGGTGGCGGGTTGGGGTGAGGCCACGTGTCTTCCTGTGGATGTGCGGGGCTCCCCTAGCTGGACGTGATGATGCTAGGATTCGGGGATCCGGGATGGTAACCAACTCCTGAATGACTCCCACCCCCACGGCCCCTCCCAGGCTGACTGCAGAGCACATGGCACCACGGGGGGCGGGTAGGGCTCCAGGGGCATCTGCTCTTAATGCCAGAGGATGGTCCGCGTGGTGGGTCCACGCCCGCAGAGCCGGGCGCAGGCCCTGTGAGGgctgggcgccccccccccacgcgCACGGCAGCAGGCGCTCGAGGAGCCTAGGGGTgggagccaccccggtgcccacCGACGGAGGCACGAACACGACGTGGTCCCTCCACGCCGTGGAGGATCATCCGGTCCTTAAGAGGGAGGAACACAGATGCCCTCGGGGACACCGTGCTCCGTGACAGCGGCCCGTCCCCACAGGACAGACCCCGTAGGACTCCGGGGACGCGCAGTACACGCGGGGGTCAAATCCACAGAGAGAGTGGCGGGGTGGGCGCCAGTGTTTCATGGGGCGGAGCGTCCGTTTGGGAAGGTGGAAGGTTCTGGAAATGGTGGCGGGGACGGCCGCGCAACTGTGTGAACGTGCTTGATACCTCCGAACTTCACGCTCGGTGGTTAAGACGGTACGTTTCAGGTCAGGGGTATCTCACGAGATACACAGATCATTTTCAAGAGGGCCGACTCCTTCCCTGCGAGGCCCCAGGGGGTCGCCCACACCCTCACGGGAGACGCGCCTTGAGGTGGCGCCCCGCTCCCTGCGGCGGCTCCGTGTCTACCGATCACCGGGTGACTCCCGATGCCCGGAGGTCAGAGGTCGGGCGGGAGGTGTCCCTACACCCGGAGAGGCCCGCGCTGGACCCGGGAGCCCGCGCCTTCCTCATCGGCCAGGCCCGACGCCAGACTGTGCGAGGACTCTGTGGCGGTCCGAAAGGCGTCCTGGCAGCTGCGAGTGAGGGCCCTGAGGCCGCCCTGTGGCTGCAGCCTGAGCCCACCCCCTCCTGGACGCGGTCCTCCTCCTTTGGCCccgtctgtccgtctgtccgCACGGCCAGCTGGAAGCCAGCTTAGAaaggggctggagggcagaggaCGGACCCCAGCGCCGGCCCTCCCTCCGGGACCCGTGTGCCACTCGGGCCGTCAGGTCAGCGCCTGGTCGTGCCTGGACCGCAGTGGGGTGCACGCTCTGCCTTTGTTGCCGTGAAGGTGCAGAGTGGGAACTGCTGGCCGTGTGGCCCCAATCCCATTGGGGGCGCTCTGGGGGCAGTGGCCACCACCAGGCCAGGGGGAaccccagccccctctgccctAGCTCCCTGCACCCCCTGCCCCAGACCGGAGAATTGGATACAGAGATGGGACCTcttgctcctccctccccactggggGCCGCCTCCCCTCACGGAGGCACAGACGCCTGGGCACGCTGGGCTGGTGGGTCCCGAGGCCTGGCCCCtacctgggggtgggtggggagtggggaaacCCTTACCAGTAGGGGGCAACTCGGCGGGGTGTAGATCCGGCCCACCATGGAATTCCATCGAAGACGGGCCAACGGGATGCGTGCTTGACGTTGGCAGAGAAGTGGAGGGAAGCCCCCCAAATGCCAACGGTTTGGGGGCATCAGTTTGGTTAGTTTTCATTATGTCTATTTTCCAGATTCCCTCGAGCGAGCATCCACTGTTGCTGTCGTTTCTGAAGGGCCACATATGCATTTAGGCTTGCCATCTTTGGGGGTGCTGAGACGCTGATGCTTTTCCGAAGAGCCGTGGACTTGGGGGGGATGGAGGGGAAGACAAGAACGCCAAGGGAGGGCTTCCTAGAGGAGGAGATGGCTGAGGAGTGTTTGGAGGGATGGTGGGTGTGTTCCAGGCCAAGGGAGGGTGGGAACTGGGCTCGGGGGGCGATTGAAGTGGGGACCAGAGTCTGCAAGTCTGGCCGGAGGAGGTATCCCTGCATGTGTGCCTGTGCGTGCTCCCCCGTGTGTGCTCCCCTTGTGTGCTCACCCGTGTGTGTGCTCCCCCGAGTGTGTGTGCTCACCTGTGTGTGCTCCCCATGCGTGGGCACCTGTGCCtgtgtgcctgtgcgtgtgcCCTGGGCTCCGGGAATAAAGAGCCTGGCACTGGCTCCCTAGCCCCTCGgcctggccccctcccctggcGGGTCAGTGTGTGGACGCAGCTCGGGCGTCACCCCTTCCTGGTCCTGTCCCGCTGCCCGGCTGTCAGAACCCCCCAGATGGAAGATTGTCCCGGTTGGGCTGAGCGGTGCTCTGCGCCACCTTGCGGGGCCTGGGGGGGGAGCGTGGGGGACAGGCCGCATCAGCAGCTCCTCTCCTGCACCGTCTGGGGGGTTAGTGCCCTGCCCTCTGTGACATGCCCATGGTGGCTCCGGCCCAGCTCCCACAGTGTTTGGGGTCCTCCCCAAAGATGGCCGTGCTGTGCATTCCAGTAGCCCCCAGACTAGGGTGCAGCCAGACCCTGGAGGTTGCTCTCTGAGCACTGCGGGCACTAGGTTGGGGAATGCAGGGGCAAGTCCAGGCTGCGGGTCTGTGTTCTGTTGAACTCATGCTGGTcctttctatgcctcagtttacctGTGTACCATGGGCTTCCCCTGCCGGACCAGCTGATGGAAGGCTGGTTCTAGGTTCCTGGAGATGACCAAGGGTGGCCAAGGGGGGGTGGGGCATTGCTGAGA
The window above is part of the Prionailurus bengalensis isolate Pbe53 chromosome C1, Fcat_Pben_1.1_paternal_pri, whole genome shotgun sequence genome. Proteins encoded here:
- the HES5 gene encoding transcription factor HES-5; translated protein: MAPSTVAVELLSPKEKNRLRKPVVEKMRRDRINSSIEQLKLLLEQEFARHQPNSKLEKADILEMAVSYLKHSKAFAAAAAGPKSLHQDYSEGYSWCLQEAVQFLTLHAASDTQMKLLHHFQRPPAAAAVPAKEPKATSSAPTPVLTPAKATAVTARQPTCGLWRPW